The following proteins are encoded in a genomic region of Bacillus horti:
- a CDS encoding YqzM family protein produces MSNEFEKVKDNRNDFIDSAVAFVVATGFFLTVFLIFTVFGVIKDFQ; encoded by the coding sequence ATGAGTAATGAATTTGAAAAAGTAAAAGACAACCGCAATGATTTTATAGACTCTGCTGTAGCTTTTGTTGTGGCTACTGGCTTCTTCTTAACGGTTTTTCTTATCTTTACCGTTTTTGGAGTCATCAAAGACTTTCAATAA
- a CDS encoding anti-sigma factor family protein, producing the protein MKCEEVNDLINRELDGDLNEDEQRLLKQHLDGCSDCTELLENLRMVTVQLRSLPKVNPPIDIVNSILPDLEEWENQQTLKPSSSNFSAPIQEEGTSEGKEKVDLAPLRTSEQNKHKNTWLKKKWWIPGSAIAAAVLAIYFGTAFPTDQNQLFFTADDSAEIRTFDAKMDDSGLGNEMAETESYDSSNIPEEESTGDMAITSEEGGSVALGQRQLVDLVSPDQEYIAIADIENHKIDINDFNDTENKTPIYSTQLDWDESWFISYMDWVADDQLHIELYDSEQDEYQYLLIDVTEQSEELLDEPYSNE; encoded by the coding sequence GTGAAATGTGAAGAGGTCAATGACTTAATAAATCGTGAGCTAGATGGTGACCTTAACGAAGATGAACAGCGGTTATTAAAACAGCATTTAGACGGTTGCTCCGATTGTACGGAATTACTGGAGAATCTTAGAATGGTAACGGTTCAGCTTCGTTCATTACCTAAAGTTAATCCACCTATTGATATTGTAAATTCCATCCTTCCAGATCTTGAAGAATGGGAAAATCAGCAGACACTTAAGCCTAGCTCTTCTAACTTCTCTGCTCCGATTCAGGAAGAGGGGACTTCTGAAGGAAAAGAGAAAGTGGATCTAGCTCCTTTAAGAACTTCAGAACAGAACAAACACAAGAATACGTGGCTAAAGAAGAAATGGTGGATACCTGGTTCAGCCATTGCAGCCGCCGTCTTAGCTATCTATTTTGGAACAGCCTTTCCTACTGATCAGAATCAGTTATTCTTCACAGCAGATGATTCTGCTGAGATAAGAACGTTTGATGCGAAGATGGATGACTCTGGCTTAGGTAATGAAATGGCTGAGACAGAGAGCTATGACAGCTCTAACATTCCTGAAGAAGAGTCAACGGGGGATATGGCTATCACTTCCGAAGAAGGGGGATCTGTAGCCTTGGGACAGCGCCAGCTAGTGGATCTAGTTTCCCCAGATCAAGAGTATATAGCCATAGCTGATATTGAGAATCACAAAATAGACATCAACGATTTTAACGATACAGAGAACAAAACTCCTATCTATTCAACACAATTAGATTGGGATGAGTCGTGGTTTATTTCGTACATGGACTGGGTTGCTGATGATCAGCTTCATATCGAGTTAT
- a CDS encoding RNA polymerase sigma factor, translating to MQEAERIKAAQNGDREALVQLLRDVETPLYRTAYYMLGNEQDALDATQDALIKIYKSFHSFEHKAKFLTWAQRIVTNVCIDKCRKKKDAVSIDEHEFVLNQSGSSYVDDEMDRRMIAEDIQEAINQLPENHRAVVIMRYLQDLSYKEIAEAVDLPINTVKSHLFRARQQLQTLLQDLQKGGVSG from the coding sequence GTGCAGGAAGCAGAACGAATCAAGGCCGCCCAGAACGGAGATCGTGAAGCTCTAGTTCAGCTGCTAAGAGATGTAGAGACCCCCTTATACCGCACAGCCTACTATATGCTAGGGAATGAACAAGATGCCTTAGATGCGACACAGGACGCCCTAATTAAGATTTATAAAAGCTTTCATTCGTTTGAACATAAAGCGAAATTTCTAACTTGGGCACAGCGTATCGTAACAAACGTTTGTATTGATAAGTGTAGGAAGAAAAAGGATGCCGTGTCCATAGATGAACATGAGTTTGTACTCAATCAAAGCGGGTCAAGCTATGTAGATGATGAGATGGATCGACGAATGATTGCTGAGGATATACAAGAAGCGATTAATCAACTACCAGAGAACCATCGTGCGGTCGTCATTATGAGATATTTACAGGACTTATCCTATAAAGAAATTGCAGAAGCAGTGGATTTACCGATTAATACAGTAAAGTCCCATTTATTTAGAGCGAGGCAGCAGCTCCAAACACTGCTCCAAGACTTGCAGAAAGGTGGTGTATCAGGGTGA